In Sebastes fasciatus isolate fSebFas1 chromosome 15, fSebFas1.pri, whole genome shotgun sequence, a genomic segment contains:
- the gsc gene encoding homeobox protein goosecoid — translation MPAGMFSIDSILSGRPSCKEPLLLHRSGPVLLSAGLTDSIYADYNGLYSATCGPSPPGVQSVNGTRLGYNGYYYGQLQVQGVGGGPPCCGSVPGSVPGLGPQQCPCIPGGYDSPGSVLISPVPHQMMSYMNMGSLSRTELQLLNQLHCRRKRRHRTIFTDEQLEALEGLFQETKYPDVGTREQLARKVHLREEKVEVWFKNRRAKWRRQKRSSSEESENSQKWNKSAKPSAEKPQEEKSELDSDS, via the exons ATGCCCGCCGGGATGTTCAGCATAGACAGCATCCTGTCCGGCCGGCCGAGCTGCAaggagccgctgctgctgcaccggAGCGGCCCGGTGCTGCTGTCCGCCGGACTCACGGACTCTATCTACGCCGACTACAACGGACTGTACTCGGCCACGTGCGGGCCTTCTCCCCCCGGTGTTCAGTCCGTGAACGGGACCCGGTTAGGATATAACGGCTACTACTACGGACAGCTGCAAGTCCAGGGCGTCGGAGGAGGGCCGCCGTGCTGCGGCTCCGTGCCCGGCTCCGTGCCCGGCCTCGGCCCGCAGCAGTGCCCGTGCATCCCGGGAG GTTACGACAGCCCGGGCTCGGTGCTGATCTCTCCGGTCCCCCACCAGATGATGTCCTATATGAACATGGGCAGCCTGTCTCGGAccgagctgcagctcctcaaccAGCTGCACTGCCGCAGGAAGCGGAGGCACCGCACCATCTTCACCGACGAGCAGCTGGAGGCTCTGGAGGGCCTCTTCCAGGAGACCAAGTACCCGGACGTCGGCACCCGGGAGCAGCTGGCCCGTAAGGTCCACCTCCGGGAGGAGAAGGTCGAG GTTTGGTTCAAAAACAGACGCGCGAAGTGGAGGAGGCAGAAAAGGTCTTCATCAGAGGAATCAGAGAACTCTCAGAAATGGAACAAATCGGCCAAACCATCCGCGGAGAAGCCGCAAGAGGAGAAGAGCGAGCTGGACTCAGACAGCTGA